A portion of the Coriobacteriia bacterium genome contains these proteins:
- a CDS encoding YggS family pyridoxal phosphate-dependent enzyme, with translation MSLEQRWESTREDVARICENCGRNPQDVRIIAVSKTVEPPVVGEAIACGVTDFGENRDKPFNEKCALYPDARWHFIGTLQSNKARHIVGKAFLIHSLDRLTLLDAIEKAAAHGECVQDVLVEVSVSGEESKGGIRPDNLPAFLERIAQCEHVACKGLMTMAPQGDIDIARKTFAGLQNLSQMMSKYCDERDSISMSELSMGMSEDYPVAIEEGATMVRIGRRIFDDNFKAL, from the coding sequence ATGAGTCTGGAACAACGCTGGGAAAGCACCCGTGAGGATGTCGCACGCATATGCGAGAACTGCGGCAGGAATCCGCAAGACGTGAGAATCATCGCCGTGAGCAAGACGGTCGAGCCTCCCGTCGTCGGAGAGGCAATTGCCTGCGGCGTCACGGATTTCGGGGAGAACCGCGACAAACCGTTTAACGAGAAGTGCGCTCTCTACCCAGACGCGCGTTGGCATTTTATCGGGACGCTCCAATCGAACAAGGCACGCCACATCGTTGGCAAGGCCTTTCTCATCCATTCGCTTGACCGTCTCACGCTTCTCGATGCCATCGAGAAGGCGGCCGCGCACGGGGAGTGCGTCCAGGACGTGCTCGTCGAGGTCTCGGTTTCGGGTGAGGAGAGCAAGGGCGGCATCCGCCCTGACAATCTGCCCGCCTTTCTCGAGCGCATCGCGCAATGCGAGCACGTCGCCTGCAAGGGATTGATGACCATGGCTCCCCAAGGTGACATCGACATTGCCCGGAAAACATTTGCCGGGTTGCAAAACTTAAGCCAGATGATGTCAAAATATTGCGATGAGCGTGATAGTATTTCTATGAGCGAACTATCGATGGGCATGTCTGAAGACTATCCCGTGGCAATTGAGGAAGGCG
- a CDS encoding laccase domain-containing protein, giving the protein MPRGIANSHMRATKNLRLPLPQLAEIPFCAADAELCVLSDEALFATCGARIAFTTRAGGVSEGSYAGLNLSYSVGDDAGCVDTNRRLLCAALDADNCIESLISPLQVHGSEFIEIRQIVESQQKSAGEADGVVCMQPEVPVLLCFADCVPVILVAPDGSFAVIHSGWRGSIAGIAGKGLRKLQLAAQCVASDINCYIGPHIGSCCYEVSAELVGQFVAEFGESCDAGNNHLDLSAAVIASLARAGAAEDRIVDAGVCTSCRHDAYYSYRADAGVTGRHGAFAIRKEES; this is encoded by the coding sequence ATGCCTCGCGGGATAGCCAACTCCCACATGCGCGCAACCAAGAATCTCCGCCTCCCGCTTCCGCAGCTGGCGGAGATTCCTTTTTGTGCTGCCGATGCCGAGCTGTGCGTTCTCAGCGACGAAGCGCTCTTCGCGACATGCGGGGCACGCATCGCATTTACGACGCGTGCCGGGGGAGTGAGCGAGGGCTCCTATGCTGGTCTCAATCTTTCGTACAGCGTTGGTGACGATGCAGGGTGTGTCGATACCAATAGAAGATTGCTCTGCGCTGCACTTGATGCTGATAATTGTATAGAAAGTCTAATTTCACCACTTCAAGTGCATGGAAGTGAATTCATCGAAATTAGACAAATTGTCGAATCACAGCAGAAATCCGCTGGTGAGGCTGATGGGGTCGTATGCATGCAGCCAGAGGTGCCTGTTTTGCTCTGCTTCGCGGACTGCGTCCCCGTGATCCTCGTTGCTCCAGATGGATCGTTTGCTGTCATTCACTCTGGCTGGCGTGGCTCCATTGCCGGCATTGCGGGCAAGGGCCTGCGCAAGCTGCAGCTGGCAGCACAGTGCGTTGCGTCGGATATCAACTGCTACATCGGTCCCCACATCGGGTCATGCTGCTACGAAGTATCCGCTGAACTCGTTGGGCAATTTGTTGCCGAATTTGGCGAGAGTTGTGATGCAGGCAACAATCACCTGGATTTATCAGCTGCGGTCATAGCCTCGCTTGCGCGGGCGGGCGCTGCGGAAGATAGAATTGTGGACGCAGGTGTCTGTACGTCATGTCGTCATGACGCGTACTATTCGTATCGAGCTGATGCTGGCGTCACGGGACGTCATGGCGCATTTGCGATTCGAAAAGAGGAATCATGA
- a CDS encoding cell division protein FtsZ, which produces MPEYTGSDHLAVIKVVGVGGGGTNAVNRMVEAGVKGVEFIAINTDRQALLMSDADRTVHIGEELTRGLGAGANPEIGAQAAEESRADIRDALAGADMVFVTAGEGGGTGTGAAPVVAEIAMEEIGALTVGVVTKPFGFEGRKRMNQAEEGVALLAQKVDTLIVVPNDRLLQVIEKRTSMLDAFRIADDILRQGTQGITDLITIPGLINLDFADVRAIMKDAGSAMMGIGIASGENRAADAAKEAISSKLLESSIVGADRILYSITGGSDMSLQEIDEASQIINSAADEDANIIFGTVIDESMGDQIRVTVIATGFDGTEQQASMDLGGRPSVSQTFAASAPEDNLTPAFDDDIPDFLKRSRY; this is translated from the coding sequence ATGCCCGAGTACACAGGATCTGACCATCTCGCTGTAATCAAGGTGGTCGGCGTTGGCGGCGGCGGCACGAATGCCGTCAACCGCATGGTTGAGGCCGGCGTCAAGGGTGTCGAGTTCATCGCCATCAATACTGATAGACAAGCACTGCTCATGTCCGATGCAGACCGTACGGTTCACATCGGCGAAGAGCTTACGCGTGGCCTCGGTGCCGGTGCCAACCCCGAGATTGGCGCGCAGGCGGCTGAGGAGTCCCGTGCCGATATCCGCGACGCGCTTGCTGGTGCAGACATGGTCTTCGTCACTGCGGGCGAGGGTGGCGGAACGGGCACGGGTGCCGCTCCCGTCGTGGCAGAGATTGCCATGGAGGAGATTGGCGCTCTTACGGTTGGCGTTGTCACCAAGCCCTTCGGCTTCGAGGGACGCAAGCGCATGAACCAGGCCGAGGAGGGCGTTGCTCTGCTCGCCCAGAAGGTCGACACGCTCATCGTCGTTCCCAACGACCGCCTTCTCCAGGTCATCGAGAAGCGCACCTCCATGCTCGACGCGTTCCGCATCGCGGACGACATCCTGCGTCAGGGTACCCAGGGCATTACGGACCTCATCACGATTCCTGGTCTCATCAACCTCGACTTCGCAGACGTCCGCGCCATCATGAAAGACGCTGGCTCCGCGATGATGGGCATCGGCATTGCCTCGGGCGAGAATCGCGCGGCCGATGCTGCCAAGGAGGCCATCTCCTCGAAGCTCCTCGAGTCCTCCATTGTGGGCGCGGATCGCATCCTGTATTCCATCACGGGTGGTAGCGACATGAGCCTGCAGGAGATCGACGAGGCCTCGCAGATCATCAACTCCGCGGCCGACGAAGACGCGAACATCATCTTCGGTACCGTCATCGACGAGTCCATGGGTGACCAAATCCGCGTCACCGTCATCGCCACGGGTTTCGACGGCACCGAGCAGCAGGCGAGCATGGACCTCGGTGGCAGACCGAGTGTAAGCCAGACCTTTGCGGCATCCGCTCCCGAGGACAACCTTACGCCTGCCTTCGATGACGACATCCCCGACTTCCTCAAGCGCAGCCGTTACTAA
- a CDS encoding NAD(P)-dependent oxidoreductase, with product MDRLKDKVAIVTGSTSGIGTGIAKMYGAEGAKVVVCGRREERGQAVVDAIAEAGGEATFHFLDITKPETVDALFADTEAAYGKIDILVNNAAGMALKDGRVDEISLEEWDAVFASDIRSTFYCTKVALPYLQKNGGGSIINIGSMASCSGDLGTTAYACAKAGVEMLTQYTALQYGKQDIRCNCVRPGLIVTPENESKVPDALKQIFLDNIEVTRYGSPEDIAAMCVYLGSDESAYFTGQVVTVDGGLNAHVPTVAQFRAMASRTW from the coding sequence ATGGATCGTTTGAAGGACAAGGTCGCCATCGTCACGGGGTCGACGAGCGGCATCGGAACGGGAATTGCCAAGATGTACGGCGCCGAGGGCGCGAAGGTCGTCGTGTGCGGTCGTCGCGAGGAACGCGGTCAGGCCGTGGTCGATGCCATTGCCGAGGCAGGTGGCGAGGCGACGTTCCACTTCCTCGATATCACCAAGCCCGAGACCGTGGATGCGCTCTTTGCCGATACCGAGGCTGCCTATGGCAAGATCGACATTCTCGTGAACAACGCTGCGGGCATGGCTCTCAAAGACGGTCGCGTTGACGAGATCTCGCTCGAGGAATGGGATGCCGTGTTTGCGAGCGACATTCGCAGCACCTTCTACTGCACCAAGGTCGCGCTGCCCTACCTGCAGAAGAACGGAGGCGGCTCCATCATCAACATCGGCTCGATGGCGTCGTGCTCAGGTGATTTGGGCACGACAGCGTATGCCTGTGCGAAGGCCGGCGTCGAGATGCTCACCCAATACACCGCACTGCAATACGGCAAGCAGGACATCCGCTGCAACTGCGTGCGCCCCGGTCTCATCGTGACGCCGGAAAACGAGTCGAAGGTCCCCGATGCGCTCAAACAGATCTTCCTGGATAACATCGAGGTGACGCGCTACGGAAGCCCCGAGGACATCGCCGCAATGTGCGTCTACCTCGGCTCTGACGAAAGTGCCTACTTCACCGGTCAGGTCGTCACCGTCGATGGCGGCCTCAACGCGCATGTGCCCACGGTGGCGCAGTTCCGCGCCATGGCATCGCGCACCTGGTAG
- a CDS encoding UDP-N-acetylmuramate--L-alanine ligase yields MVNKPKKIHFIGIGGVGMSGIALVAKSRGVEVSGSDMKESRATKRLVDAGVEVMIGHDAANLADDLDAVVISSAIPERNPELAAARKRGIPVWHRSQALASLGEGKKTLACAGTHGKTTTSSMLATTIDRMGLDPSFVIGGTVDGYDTNAKSGTGEYYIVEADESDGSFVHLSPHVALVTNIEPDHLDHYGSLEAIYDAFADFLSLLPDDGAAVVCADNPRLAQVARGVGKRTIVYGEKGSADCDVCFEVTGRRGLGYAFTVSFPDGTSVETEITKNPGRHNVLNATGVLGVVWACGLDVAQAARALATFSGVRRRFDLVGEEGGVVVVDDYAHHPTEIRATIEAASKLDFNHVHVLFQPHRYSRTESLAREFGPAFDEADSIIVMDVYPAGETPIPGITGKTVIDSILRHNPRQQVAWLPHRPEIIPFLLQRLSAGDLIITMGAGDVTAMAPLLTHALAGE; encoded by the coding sequence ATGGTGAATAAACCCAAGAAGATACACTTCATCGGCATCGGTGGTGTTGGCATGTCGGGCATAGCGCTCGTCGCCAAGTCTCGTGGCGTGGAGGTGAGCGGCTCGGACATGAAGGAGTCGCGTGCCACCAAGCGTCTGGTGGATGCGGGTGTCGAGGTCATGATCGGGCACGATGCTGCAAATCTCGCGGATGATCTTGACGCGGTCGTTATCTCGAGTGCCATTCCCGAGAGAAACCCCGAGCTCGCTGCGGCACGCAAGCGAGGTATCCCCGTATGGCATCGCTCTCAGGCGCTTGCCTCGCTCGGGGAGGGCAAGAAGACGCTTGCCTGCGCTGGCACGCACGGCAAGACGACCACCTCCTCGATGCTTGCGACGACCATCGATCGCATGGGGCTCGATCCGAGCTTCGTTATCGGTGGCACGGTCGATGGCTACGACACCAATGCCAAGAGCGGCACGGGCGAGTATTACATCGTCGAGGCCGACGAGTCTGATGGCTCCTTCGTGCATCTTTCTCCGCACGTCGCGCTCGTAACAAACATCGAGCCCGACCATCTCGACCATTACGGCAGCCTCGAGGCTATATACGACGCTTTCGCCGATTTTCTCTCGTTGCTGCCTGACGATGGCGCTGCCGTCGTCTGCGCGGACAATCCACGACTTGCACAAGTTGCGCGTGGAGTTGGCAAGCGAACCATCGTTTATGGCGAGAAGGGGAGTGCCGATTGCGACGTCTGCTTCGAGGTTACGGGCAGACGGGGTCTTGGCTATGCCTTCACCGTGAGCTTCCCCGATGGCACGAGTGTCGAGACGGAGATTACGAAGAATCCCGGACGTCACAACGTCCTCAACGCCACGGGCGTGCTTGGCGTCGTGTGGGCTTGCGGTCTCGATGTCGCGCAGGCGGCTCGCGCACTCGCGACCTTCTCTGGCGTGCGTAGGCGCTTCGACCTCGTCGGCGAGGAAGGTGGCGTCGTCGTCGTCGATGACTACGCCCATCATCCCACCGAGATTCGGGCAACCATCGAGGCTGCCTCCAAGCTCGACTTCAATCATGTGCACGTCTTGTTCCAGCCGCATCGCTACTCGCGCACCGAGTCACTCGCGCGTGAGTTCGGCCCGGCTTTCGACGAGGCGGACTCCATTATCGTCATGGATGTGTATCCAGCTGGCGAGACACCCATCCCGGGGATCACCGGCAAGACGGTCATCGATTCCATCTTGCGACATAACCCCCGTCAGCAGGTTGCCTGGTTGCCCCATCGCCCCGAGATTATTCCCTTCCTGCTACAAAGGCTCTCGGCGGGCGACCTCATCATCACGATGGGCGCGGGGGATGTCACGGCGATGGCACCGCTGCTCACGCATGCATTGGCCGGGGAGTAG
- the murG gene encoding undecaprenyldiphospho-muramoylpentapeptide beta-N-acetylglucosaminyltransferase, with protein sequence MYFVISAGGTAGHINPALAVADELRHRGHEILFVGTPDHIESRLATQAGFEFAGFAVSGFDKAHPLTMLTSGVKLLKATRCAKRLFARKRPDAVVTFGAYVSIPVGRAAFEMDIPLVIHEQNSVTGMANVYLAKHATAIALTYAESAKGIEGAHCEPVVLGNPVRASFESCTREQARAALGISDDATVLLVMGGSLGAQHINKAICEMKERLLAIDGLHVIQSTGEGDYENVLTQLNLSDDERERWRVSPYIDSMNEVLAASDLVISRAGATSLAEIMTVGVPAVLVPYPHARADHQTLNAQSCVELGAARLVPDSEVETVGFADLVIGLLDDTACRDTMRQACKKLSGSDARMRLADMVEQCARGNNGE encoded by the coding sequence GTGTATTTCGTCATTTCTGCCGGTGGAACCGCCGGCCATATCAATCCGGCGCTTGCCGTTGCCGATGAGCTGCGCCACCGTGGGCATGAGATTCTCTTCGTGGGAACGCCCGACCATATCGAGTCGAGGCTTGCGACGCAGGCCGGCTTCGAGTTTGCGGGCTTCGCGGTAAGTGGCTTTGACAAGGCGCATCCCCTCACCATGCTGACGTCGGGCGTCAAACTCCTCAAGGCAACGCGTTGCGCCAAGAGGCTCTTCGCGCGCAAACGCCCCGACGCCGTCGTCACCTTCGGGGCCTACGTATCCATTCCGGTGGGCAGGGCCGCCTTCGAGATGGATATCCCTCTCGTCATTCACGAGCAGAACTCCGTGACTGGCATGGCAAACGTCTATCTTGCCAAGCACGCCACGGCAATCGCGCTCACCTACGCGGAAAGCGCCAAGGGCATCGAGGGCGCCCATTGCGAGCCAGTCGTTCTTGGCAATCCCGTGCGCGCTTCCTTCGAGAGCTGCACGCGCGAGCAGGCTCGGGCCGCACTCGGCATTTCCGATGATGCGACCGTCTTGCTCGTCATGGGCGGCAGCCTTGGTGCGCAGCATATCAACAAGGCGATTTGCGAGATGAAGGAACGTCTACTTGCCATCGACGGGTTGCATGTCATTCAATCCACGGGCGAGGGCGACTACGAGAACGTGCTCACTCAGCTCAATCTATCCGATGACGAGCGCGAGCGTTGGCGCGTCTCGCCCTATATCGATTCGATGAACGAGGTTCTTGCCGCAAGCGATTTGGTCATCAGCAGGGCCGGTGCGACCTCCCTTGCCGAGATCATGACAGTTGGCGTTCCGGCGGTGCTCGTTCCCTATCCGCACGCCCGTGCAGATCACCAGACGCTCAACGCGCAATCATGTGTGGAGCTTGGTGCCGCACGGCTCGTTCCCGATTCCGAGGTGGAGACGGTAGGCTTTGCTGATTTGGTGATAGGTCTTCTCGACGATACCGCATGTCGTGATACCATGAGGCAAGCTTGTAAGAAACTCTCCGGCTCGGACGCGCGCATGCGTCTTGCCGATATGGTCGAACAATGCGCACGAGGGAACAATGGTGAATAA
- the ftsW gene encoding putative lipid II flippase FtsW yields the protein MARKQVTSKTKARAGSSRLLSEPSAIMAPRLLFILSVVALCILGIIMVYSASSIAAYNEFGDAAYYVKRQAVFLVLGLVLCIICCRVPYSFWGQPVVFIAFWLATVAMLSLTAFGMGVSALGAERSIVIAGFNLQPAEFAKITVLMAVASIVQMRMNGVVSGRRFIVIVLVATIVPLILIYRQPDLGTAIILAVGLIALALLAGISWKLIALIFGVVIAYIVVACITQPYHLDRIVSMLDPWVDPQGDGYQAIQSLYAFGSGGVFGTGLGLSRQKYLYLPYAHTDFIYAIVGEELGLIGAVFVVVLFGLFIFAGMRICRNAPDMFGCMLAGSFTVMIGFQACVNMACVTGIAPVTGKALPFISYGGSSLIATMIMIGIILSVSLRSKVGMSHERKRDNLRVIDGRDRMRSEAPSPHVERDNVIRLHDPARKRDVAASGSRATSTRREGLRSAQAARSTGTHGAVSSQRSGYAGLARRRSSGYRR from the coding sequence ATGGCGCGCAAGCAGGTGACATCCAAGACGAAGGCCAGGGCAGGCTCCTCTCGCTTGCTCTCGGAGCCATCTGCCATCATGGCACCGCGCCTGCTTTTCATTCTGAGCGTTGTCGCACTGTGCATACTGGGCATCATCATGGTCTACTCCGCCTCGTCGATAGCGGCCTATAACGAGTTCGGTGACGCCGCGTACTACGTCAAGCGCCAAGCGGTCTTCCTTGTCCTCGGTCTCGTCTTGTGCATCATCTGCTGCCGTGTGCCCTATTCCTTCTGGGGACAGCCGGTTGTCTTCATCGCCTTCTGGCTCGCCACCGTTGCCATGCTCTCGCTGACCGCGTTTGGCATGGGTGTAAGCGCCCTGGGTGCCGAGCGTTCCATCGTCATCGCCGGTTTCAATTTGCAGCCGGCTGAATTCGCCAAGATCACCGTGCTCATGGCCGTGGCTTCCATCGTGCAGATGCGCATGAATGGGGTAGTGAGCGGGCGGCGTTTCATCGTCATCGTGCTCGTGGCCACCATCGTTCCCTTGATCCTGATTTACCGCCAGCCCGATTTGGGCACGGCGATTATCCTTGCCGTCGGACTCATCGCATTGGCCTTGCTCGCGGGAATCTCCTGGAAACTCATCGCGCTGATCTTTGGCGTCGTCATCGCGTATATCGTCGTGGCCTGCATCACGCAGCCCTATCACCTCGATCGTATCGTTTCCATGCTTGACCCCTGGGTCGATCCGCAGGGTGATGGCTATCAGGCGATTCAATCTCTGTACGCTTTTGGAAGCGGCGGCGTCTTCGGTACGGGCCTTGGGCTTTCCCGTCAGAAGTACCTCTATCTGCCTTATGCGCACACCGATTTCATCTATGCGATCGTTGGCGAGGAACTGGGCCTCATCGGTGCCGTTTTCGTGGTGGTGCTTTTCGGACTCTTCATCTTTGCCGGCATGCGCATCTGCCGCAATGCACCGGACATGTTCGGATGCATGCTGGCCGGCTCGTTTACGGTCATGATCGGGTTTCAGGCCTGCGTGAACATGGCCTGCGTCACGGGCATTGCCCCCGTAACCGGCAAGGCGCTTCCGTTTATCAGCTACGGTGGCTCGTCCCTTATCGCGACGATGATCATGATCGGCATCATTCTGTCCGTCTCGCTGCGCTCGAAGGTCGGCATGAGCCACGAGCGCAAACGCGACAACCTCAGGGTCATCGATGGTAGGGACAGGATGCGGAGCGAGGCGCCATCGCCACATGTCGAGCGCGATAACGTCATCCGTCTGCATGATCCTGCCCGCAAGAGAGATGTCGCGGCATCGGGTTCGCGTGCTACTTCAACGCGAAGAGAGGGGCTTCGCTCGGCTCAAGCGGCGAGGAGCACGGGTACGCACGGTGCGGTATCGTCGCAGCGAAGCGGATATGCCGGTTTGGCGAGAAGACGCAGCTCTGGGTATAGGCGCTAG
- the murD gene encoding UDP-N-acetylmuramoyl-L-alanine--D-glutamate ligase, whose amino-acid sequence MASMLVLGLGKSGVASARHALSAGEELTIYAGTANDATKAAAREFEEAGVPVIFDVEDIEGSFDTCVVSPGIPQSGNFYASAKRASKEIISEPEYAWRLSPRSWIAVTGTNGKTTTTSFVTHLLNCYGKSAYACGNIGMTCIGAVEHRGEDEVLVAEMSSYQLASTVDFAPQVAILLNITPDHISWHGSFDAYAQAKFKVFENMEAGSTVIVGASVLDAYPELHALLEGRGVRLVTVGVRVDSTCAFEDAEGMLVYQDESGQSHELVSTRELGIQGAHNVENALCAASAALACGCEFACVREGLKSFKPLEHRLEPCGSVDGIDFFNDSKATNVDATLKALTAFPDRKIVLLLGGRDKMTALDELVEACADVCRAVVVYGEAGERFHEAFADSPVDSYLETGMKQALDCACEVAQPGDAIVLSPACASFDEFDSFEHRGQVFKECVSLRTRA is encoded by the coding sequence ATGGCTTCCATGCTCGTACTTGGTCTCGGGAAAAGTGGCGTTGCCTCCGCGCGGCATGCGCTGAGCGCCGGCGAGGAACTCACCATTTACGCGGGCACCGCAAATGATGCGACAAAGGCTGCCGCGCGCGAGTTCGAGGAGGCGGGCGTTCCCGTCATCTTCGATGTCGAGGATATCGAGGGCAGCTTCGATACCTGCGTCGTGTCCCCTGGTATTCCGCAAAGCGGGAACTTCTATGCGAGCGCCAAGCGCGCAAGCAAGGAGATTATCAGCGAGCCGGAATATGCCTGGCGTCTCTCGCCCCGGTCCTGGATTGCCGTGACGGGAACGAATGGGAAGACCACGACGACTTCGTTCGTGACGCACCTGCTGAATTGCTATGGCAAATCCGCCTACGCCTGCGGCAATATCGGGATGACCTGCATTGGCGCTGTCGAGCATCGTGGCGAGGACGAGGTTCTCGTTGCCGAGATGTCCTCGTACCAATTGGCGTCGACTGTCGATTTTGCCCCGCAGGTTGCCATTCTGCTCAACATCACGCCCGATCACATCTCCTGGCACGGTAGCTTCGATGCCTACGCGCAGGCAAAGTTCAAGGTTTTCGAGAACATGGAGGCAGGTTCGACGGTTATTGTCGGCGCAAGCGTACTCGATGCCTATCCCGAACTGCACGCGCTGTTAGAGGGACGGGGCGTCAGGCTCGTAACTGTGGGCGTGCGGGTCGATTCGACGTGTGCGTTCGAGGATGCCGAGGGCATGCTCGTCTACCAGGATGAGTCCGGCCAGAGCCATGAGCTCGTCTCGACTCGGGAGCTTGGCATTCAGGGTGCTCACAATGTCGAGAATGCCCTCTGCGCTGCAAGCGCCGCTCTCGCCTGTGGTTGCGAGTTCGCATGTGTCCGGGAGGGTCTCAAGAGCTTCAAGCCGCTCGAGCATCGTCTCGAGCCCTGTGGCAGTGTCGATGGCATCGATTTCTTCAACGATTCGAAGGCAACCAACGTCGATGCTACTCTCAAGGCGCTCACGGCTTTCCCCGATCGCAAGATCGTGCTGCTGCTTGGCGGCAGGGACAAAATGACCGCGCTTGACGAGCTTGTCGAGGCTTGTGCGGACGTTTGCCGTGCTGTCGTCGTATATGGCGAGGCGGGCGAGCGCTTCCACGAGGCCTTTGCGGACAGCCCCGTCGATTCGTATCTCGAGACGGGCATGAAACAGGCGCTCGATTGTGCCTGCGAGGTCGCGCAGCCCGGTGACGCGATCGTGCTCTCGCCTGCATGTGCCTCCTTCGACGAGTTCGACTCGTTCGAGCATCGCGGACAGGTGTTCAAGGAGTGCGTTTCCCTGAGGACGCGGGCATAG
- a CDS encoding phospho-N-acetylmuramoyl-pentapeptide-transferase: MISVFSQYPTYQVFLAFIFSMALTMIVMPFFIKLLKVRQIGQQVRADGPQGHLVKQGTPTMGGIVILLMMTASIFLVGTPDPPLLLILAATLLTGLLGFVDDISKVAKERSLGLLPYQKMVALTLISVSFCLIAVNYLGIEPYVTIPFTQFNLDLGVLTTVLPFGDGFEIPWLYVIFVFLLMAGMANAVNLTDGLDGLAGGAIMIVMLIMAAIAFRTGKLDVAVFATAAAGACVGFLWFNCYPASIFMGDTGSLALGTAFAAIAVITKTELFSIIIGGLFVVEALSVMIQVLYFKRTRKRVFLMAPLHHHFEKKGWSETKVVIRFWIITGLCAGVGFAVYFIGSM, encoded by the coding sequence ATGATCAGCGTTTTTAGCCAATATCCGACGTATCAGGTCTTCCTTGCCTTCATTTTCTCGATGGCATTGACCATGATCGTCATGCCCTTCTTCATCAAGCTTCTCAAGGTGCGCCAGATTGGCCAGCAGGTACGCGCAGACGGCCCGCAAGGTCATCTCGTCAAGCAAGGTACGCCCACCATGGGCGGTATCGTCATCCTGCTCATGATGACCGCCTCGATCTTCCTCGTGGGCACGCCCGATCCGCCGCTGCTGCTCATCCTGGCGGCAACGCTGCTTACGGGTTTGCTGGGATTCGTTGACGATATCTCCAAGGTCGCCAAGGAGCGCTCGCTCGGACTGCTCCCCTACCAAAAGATGGTTGCGCTCACACTCATATCCGTGAGCTTTTGCCTTATCGCAGTCAACTACCTGGGCATCGAGCCGTACGTGACCATCCCCTTCACGCAGTTCAACCTTGACCTGGGTGTTCTCACGACCGTTCTTCCCTTCGGGGATGGCTTCGAGATTCCCTGGCTTTACGTCATTTTCGTCTTCCTGCTCATGGCCGGTATGGCCAATGCCGTGAACCTCACCGATGGTCTTGACGGCCTTGCCGGTGGCGCGATCATGATTGTCATGCTCATCATGGCGGCCATCGCGTTTCGCACGGGCAAGCTTGACGTCGCGGTGTTCGCGACGGCCGCTGCAGGTGCCTGCGTCGGCTTCCTCTGGTTCAACTGCTATCCCGCGAGCATATTCATGGGAGATACGGGCTCGCTTGCGCTCGGCACGGCGTTTGCCGCCATTGCTGTCATCACCAAGACCGAGCTCTTCAGCATCATCATCGGCGGCCTCTTCGTCGTCGAGGCGCTCTCGGTCATGATCCAGGTGCTGTACTTCAAGCGCACGCGCAAACGCGTCTTCCTCATGGCACCGCTACATCATCACTTCGAGAAAAAGGGCTGGTCCGAGACCAAGGTAGTCATCAGGTTCTGGATCATCACCGGCCTCTGTGCGGGAGTGGGCTTCGCCGTCTACTTCATCGGGTCAATGTAG